The Miscanthus floridulus cultivar M001 chromosome 7, ASM1932011v1, whole genome shotgun sequence genome includes a region encoding these proteins:
- the LOC136464491 gene encoding protein FEZ-like produces the protein MMHEFRLPSLTDPSLLQKKPLEKTIPPNDSWAICRIFKKTNSTAQRALSHSWVSPPLSSTNENYIRPSSQATQRSHHSSENASSTMTDIISSIQFTGSSYMPSIVSSCRNPASIIDSSSRPAASLVHPSSGAEHHTMSVLSAIPLDLPAGMDIASMVLNAPPTTLQNLDRIPTNIEFGQPHHPSNTSSMANRCTVDLPDIGNSVTATPRSINFPFNLQGALPDDWRMTLPWDSLPCTTEVSTNYQSTKCYT, from the exons ATGATGCATGAATTCAGGTTGCCATCACTCACTGACCCATCACTGCTGCAAAAGAAGCCACTGGAGAAGACCATTCCACCAAAT GATTCCTGGGCGATCTGCAGGATTTTCAAGAAAACTAATTCAACAGCACAGAGAGCTCTCTCACACTCCTGGGTATCTCCTCCGCTATCTAGCACAAATGAAAACTACATTCGGCCTTCCTCACAGGCTACACAGAGAAGTCATCACAGCTCAGAGAACGCATCCTCTACGATGACAGACATCATCTCCTCCATCCAGTTCACTGGCAGCAGCTACATGCCTTCAATAGTTTCCTCTTGCCGCAACCCTGCGAGCATCAttgacagcagcagcaggccggctGCATCCCTTGTGCACCCCTCATCTGGTGCAGAACATCACACCATGAGTGTCCTCTCAGCAATCCCGCTTGATCTTCCAGCTGGGATGGACATTGCATCAATGGTCCTCAATGCACCACCCACTACACTCCAGAACCTAGATAGGATCCCCACAAACATTGAGTTTGGTCAACCACACCACCCCAGCAACACCAGTAGCATGGCCAACAGATGCACGGTTGATTTGCCTGACATTGGCAACAGTGTCACCGCCACTCCACGGTCAATCAACTTCCCATTCAACCTGCAAGGAGCACTGCCAGATGACTGGAGGATGACCTTGCCTTGGGACTCTCTCCCTTGCACAACCGAGGTCTCAACAAATTACCAGTCGACCAAGTGCTATACTTAG